From one Gemmatimonas sp. UBA7669 genomic stretch:
- a CDS encoding RNA polymerase sigma-70 factor, which translates to MSLHDAVQHEAAQLDACAPRIRAGDAQAFEQLFRALHAALVGFALRYTGDTARAEEVVQDVFLAIWQARTEWAPLGSVRGYLFGAVRNRALNVRRRDVLEQDWTTHAAQADTPPLHSVAADADADAEAEQAELVSLAQAALDALPERCRLVMHLRWREGLSYAEIAEAMGIGVKGVENQLSRGLKAVRARVLGT; encoded by the coding sequence ATGTCCTTGCACGACGCAGTCCAGCACGAAGCCGCCCAACTCGACGCCTGCGCTCCCCGCATTCGTGCGGGTGATGCGCAGGCGTTCGAGCAGCTGTTCCGGGCGCTGCATGCGGCGTTGGTGGGCTTCGCGCTCCGTTACACGGGCGATACGGCGCGGGCGGAGGAAGTGGTGCAGGATGTGTTTCTTGCCATCTGGCAGGCCCGCACGGAATGGGCGCCTCTTGGGTCGGTGCGGGGCTATCTGTTTGGTGCGGTGCGGAATCGGGCGCTCAATGTGCGCCGCCGCGATGTGCTGGAGCAGGACTGGACGACCCACGCCGCACAGGCCGACACGCCGCCCCTGCACAGCGTGGCGGCCGACGCCGACGCCGATGCCGAGGCGGAACAGGCGGAGCTGGTCTCGCTGGCGCAGGCCGCACTGGATGCCCTGCCCGAGCGCTGCCGACTCGTCATGCATCTGCGCTGGCGTGAGGGCCTGAGCTACGCGGAGATCGCCGAGGCCATGGGCATTGGCGTCAAAGGGGTGGAAAACCAGCTCTCGCGCGGCCTCAAGGCCGTGCGCGCCCGGGTGTTGGGGACCTGA
- a CDS encoding TonB-dependent receptor, translating into MRMLSLAMALLASGPLVHAQPAPTNASAPAPMRMPVPTQSSGFTPLEHSSTARGPLAALVSIEAKGQSRRSVLADIARQAALPYVADRALPALTSPVTLSLHRVPARSAVLRLLEGSSLRAVVSANGQVVIINDNVNDSTKRPQEDTLTAVRSERVSGFVRSLATGEVLRRVTILVDNDAQVRQTNEEGYYALVLSVGPHRLRVRAIGYAPFDTTIQVTTRMQLDLALRTQESVLSAVQITGDRDERPDLDPRSPQMSVIKLDMRIARSVPPVLGEVDPIRTLTLLPGVTTTSDASTAFSVRGGGVDENLILLDESTIYNPSHILGFLSTFNADAIDNIMLYKGAIPSRFGGRLSSVVDVRQRDGNREEFNGAASIGLLSSRGIIEGPLPGSRGSWMLAARRSYADAFLAAASDSSVRNAVAYFYDLNAKAHVRLGETGSFIASGYLGRDNFGQPSQGFGVGWGNRAATLRWNQAWRGRLFSKLTGSWSDYDYRLRFRIFDFETVRWIANIQSADFKLDETWQMTASQKLEFGAEWTRNIFRPGEVFNTGDSSSFLPLKVETRYGVTRAAYVAHDIELGSRFGMQYGFRVADFARLGSATRYEYGPSGPVVYNPRLGRYEPAPLLDSSRVASGDRMSYYSGVEPRASSRLSVADNHSIKLSYARTQQFLQLISNTNSVSPLDVWEPVGPFIKPRVADQYALGWSAQWRGLELSAESYYRSAKNVVDYVDGADVLLNPRLETILLQGIGRSYGLELFARRNVGRLSGWASYTLSRAEQRIRAPGETGGGINNGDWYPTPFDKTHNLALVGLWQWTPKWNVGATFTMASGLPVTLPGARYFIDGLLVPEYGARNAARLPLYHRLDLSATRKLGKGELQFGVLNAYNRFNAQALRVRQRFDNPLQSEAVQTSIFGLVPSINYVFRF; encoded by the coding sequence ATGCGAATGCTGTCTTTGGCCATGGCGCTACTGGCGTCAGGGCCGCTCGTTCACGCCCAGCCGGCTCCGACCAACGCATCGGCACCGGCGCCGATGCGAATGCCGGTACCAACACAATCTTCGGGCTTCACGCCGCTTGAGCACAGCAGCACCGCGCGCGGTCCACTGGCGGCGCTGGTCAGCATCGAGGCCAAAGGCCAGAGTCGTCGCAGCGTCCTGGCGGACATCGCCAGACAGGCGGCCCTGCCCTATGTGGCCGACCGGGCGCTGCCGGCGCTGACGTCACCGGTCACGCTCTCGCTGCATCGCGTGCCCGCGCGATCGGCCGTGCTGCGCCTGCTCGAGGGCAGCAGCCTGCGCGCCGTCGTCAGCGCGAACGGTCAGGTCGTCATCATCAACGACAATGTCAACGACAGCACAAAGCGCCCGCAGGAAGACACGCTGACGGCTGTGCGGAGCGAGCGCGTGTCCGGTTTCGTACGCAGCCTCGCCACCGGCGAAGTGCTGCGGCGCGTGACAATTCTGGTGGACAACGACGCCCAGGTGCGGCAGACCAACGAAGAAGGCTACTACGCCCTGGTGCTTTCCGTCGGCCCGCATCGGCTGCGCGTGCGTGCCATTGGGTATGCGCCCTTCGACACCACGATTCAGGTCACGACGCGCATGCAACTGGACCTTGCCCTGCGCACGCAGGAGTCGGTGCTGTCCGCGGTGCAGATCACCGGCGACCGCGACGAGCGACCCGACCTTGATCCGCGCAGCCCGCAGATGAGCGTCATCAAGTTGGACATGCGCATCGCGCGCTCGGTGCCGCCGGTACTCGGCGAGGTGGACCCCATTCGCACCCTGACGCTGCTGCCGGGTGTGACCACCACCAGCGACGCATCCACGGCCTTCTCGGTGCGTGGTGGTGGCGTGGACGAGAATCTCATCCTGCTCGATGAGTCCACCATCTACAACCCGTCGCACATTCTGGGCTTCCTCTCCACGTTCAACGCCGACGCCATCGACAACATCATGTTGTACAAGGGCGCCATTCCCTCGCGCTTCGGCGGTCGGCTGTCGTCGGTGGTGGATGTTCGGCAGCGCGATGGCAACCGCGAGGAGTTCAACGGCGCCGCATCCATTGGCTTGCTGTCAAGCCGCGGCATCATCGAGGGACCGTTGCCCGGTTCGCGTGGATCCTGGATGCTGGCCGCGCGACGCTCGTACGCTGATGCCTTTCTGGCGGCCGCTTCGGACAGCTCCGTGCGCAACGCCGTGGCCTACTTCTACGATCTCAACGCCAAGGCCCACGTGCGCCTTGGCGAAACCGGTTCGTTCATTGCCTCCGGGTATCTGGGCCGCGACAACTTCGGTCAGCCCAGCCAGGGGTTCGGCGTGGGCTGGGGCAACCGCGCCGCCACCCTGCGCTGGAATCAGGCCTGGCGCGGCCGCTTGTTCTCCAAGCTGACCGGCTCGTGGAGCGACTACGACTACCGCCTGCGTTTTCGCATCTTCGATTTCGAAACGGTGCGCTGGATTGCCAACATCCAGAGTGCGGACTTCAAGCTCGACGAAACCTGGCAGATGACGGCGTCGCAGAAGCTGGAGTTTGGTGCCGAATGGACACGCAACATCTTTCGTCCGGGTGAGGTGTTCAACACCGGTGACTCGTCGAGCTTTCTGCCGCTCAAGGTGGAGACGCGCTACGGCGTCACCCGTGCTGCCTATGTGGCCCATGATATCGAGCTCGGCTCGCGGTTCGGCATGCAGTACGGATTCCGCGTGGCGGATTTCGCCCGTCTGGGCAGCGCCACGCGTTACGAATACGGCCCCAGCGGCCCGGTGGTGTACAACCCCAGGCTCGGGCGCTACGAACCCGCTCCGTTGCTCGACAGCAGCCGCGTGGCCTCAGGGGATCGTATGTCCTACTACAGCGGCGTGGAGCCCCGTGCGTCGTCGCGCCTGTCGGTTGCGGACAATCACAGCATCAAGTTGAGCTACGCGCGCACGCAGCAGTTTCTCCAACTCATCTCCAACACCAATTCGGTGTCGCCTCTCGATGTCTGGGAGCCGGTCGGACCGTTCATCAAGCCGCGTGTCGCTGACCAGTACGCACTGGGATGGTCGGCGCAGTGGCGCGGCCTCGAGCTGAGTGCCGAGTCGTACTATCGCAGCGCCAAGAATGTCGTGGACTATGTCGACGGCGCCGATGTGTTGCTCAACCCCCGTCTCGAAACCATCCTGCTGCAGGGCATTGGTCGCTCGTACGGTCTCGAGCTGTTCGCGCGCCGCAATGTCGGTCGCCTGTCAGGCTGGGCCAGCTACACCCTGAGTCGCGCGGAGCAGCGCATTCGCGCGCCTGGTGAAACCGGCGGGGGCATCAACAACGGCGACTGGTACCCTACGCCGTTCGACAAGACACACAACCTCGCGCTCGTTGGCCTGTGGCAGTGGACGCCCAAGTGGAACGTCGGTGCGACCTTCACCATGGCCTCCGGCTTGCCGGTCACCTTGCCGGGTGCGCGCTACTTCATCGATGGTCTGCTGGTGCCGGAGTACGGCGCACGCAATGCCGCGCGTCTGCCCCTGTATCACCGCCTCGACCTGAGTGCCACGCGAAAGCTGGGCAAGGGTGAGCTGCAGTTCGGCGTGCTCAACGCCTACAACCGCTTCAACGCACAGGCCCTGCGGGTGCGTCAGCGTTTCGACAATCCGCTGCAGTCCGAGGCGGTGCAGACCTCGATCTTCGGCCTGGTGCCGAGCATCAACTACGTCTTCAGGTTTTGA
- a CDS encoding TonB-dependent receptor yields the protein MIDRLRSCHLRILLPAIPLLSFVFTVIAEAQPVVPRAQGRTLSVLVLDESDRPVGTAGIELISRAQRLSAVTDSAGIARVVSLVGDSVTILVRSIGFFSTRIEARVEELGENVTIYLDRQPYGLRAVDVRDNSPSSTRLADFEARLRSRTASASVTRDQIEHRNPVRLSQMLRGISGLRIADSLGSMVAISTRGMKSVPAGGGIALVPCVLRVMLDGIVLPALSDIDKVVPQDVHGVEVFFGAASIPPSLGGMRSDNWCGLIAIWTRSGGG from the coding sequence ATGATCGATCGACTTCGCAGTTGTCATCTCAGAATCCTGCTGCCAGCCATTCCGCTTCTGTCGTTCGTCTTCACTGTAATCGCAGAAGCACAGCCAGTCGTACCCAGAGCTCAAGGGCGTACGCTGTCAGTTCTGGTCTTGGATGAGTCCGACCGCCCCGTTGGAACAGCGGGTATCGAGCTCATCAGTAGAGCGCAGCGACTGAGTGCAGTGACGGACTCTGCCGGCATTGCTCGTGTTGTCAGCCTTGTGGGGGATTCAGTAACCATACTGGTTCGGAGCATTGGCTTCTTCTCAACGCGCATCGAGGCACGTGTGGAAGAACTTGGAGAGAATGTCACGATTTATCTGGACCGGCAGCCCTATGGACTTCGCGCGGTAGATGTTCGCGACAACTCGCCATCGTCAACGAGACTTGCGGACTTTGAAGCTCGACTGCGATCGCGGACGGCAAGCGCGTCGGTCACTCGCGATCAAATTGAACATCGCAATCCGGTGCGACTGTCACAGATGCTTCGAGGAATCTCTGGCCTTCGGATTGCGGACTCACTTGGCTCAATGGTGGCGATCTCGACGCGCGGCATGAAGTCTGTGCCGGCCGGCGGCGGAATTGCGTTGGTCCCCTGTGTGTTGCGTGTCATGCTCGATGGAATCGTCCTTCCGGCGCTTTCCGACATCGACAAAGTCGTCCCGCAAGACGTTCATGGGGTGGAGGTGTTTTTCGGGGCTGCCTCCATTCCTCCTTCGCTGGGTGGCATGCGATCCGACAACTGGTGTGGCCTCATTGCCATCTGGACGCGAAGCGGCGGGGGGTAG
- a CDS encoding APC family permease: MTSPATSAPRGPSLVRAVGVWALAASIFNVTVGGGIFRLPASAAAAAGAAAPLVYLICAAVMGFVVLCFAEAGSRITLTGGPYAYVEAVFGRYVGFLAGVLLWMLGTTAVAGVSSAFAEGVGALVGIEGIRVPVIVTMFVLLAIINLRGVEQGTKLIVVASIAKLLPLLAFVAIGVFFIQPDNIAIREVPSPASLARAAIVLVFAFSGVETALVPSGEIRDPARTVPRALAIAMIGVTLLYLAVHVVAAGLLGDKLATSTAAPLAFAAESFLGTPGRLLLLVGASISMFGYVSGMTLAVPRALFRFAEDGLLPRVVGSVHATYRTPHVAIIIQTTLVCALAVFNSFEQLAVISNLAALLLYAGCAAATFMLRQRGIRQEGAVPFAVPGGPLVPIITIGLIAWLLTSITQAEWTVLLITLGVATGFYVVAARTGKPTT; encoded by the coding sequence GTGACATCTCCTGCTACAAGCGCGCCGCGCGGACCATCTCTGGTCCGCGCGGTTGGCGTATGGGCCCTGGCGGCCAGCATTTTCAACGTCACGGTGGGTGGCGGCATCTTCCGTCTGCCCGCGTCGGCGGCTGCGGCCGCGGGTGCCGCGGCGCCGCTGGTGTATCTCATCTGCGCCGCGGTCATGGGCTTCGTGGTGCTGTGTTTTGCCGAAGCCGGCAGCCGCATCACACTCACCGGCGGCCCCTACGCCTACGTGGAAGCGGTGTTCGGTCGCTACGTGGGCTTTCTGGCGGGTGTGCTGCTGTGGATGCTGGGCACGACGGCGGTGGCCGGCGTGTCGTCGGCCTTTGCGGAGGGCGTGGGCGCACTGGTAGGCATCGAGGGCATTCGGGTGCCTGTGATCGTCACCATGTTCGTGCTGCTGGCCATCATCAACCTGCGTGGTGTCGAGCAAGGCACGAAGCTCATTGTCGTGGCCAGCATTGCCAAGCTGCTGCCGCTGCTGGCCTTTGTGGCCATTGGCGTGTTCTTCATTCAGCCCGACAACATCGCCATTCGCGAAGTGCCGAGTCCCGCGTCACTGGCGCGCGCGGCCATCGTGCTGGTGTTCGCCTTCAGCGGTGTGGAGACGGCGCTGGTGCCCAGCGGCGAGATTCGCGACCCCGCGCGCACCGTACCGCGTGCCCTGGCCATCGCCATGATTGGCGTGACGCTGCTCTACCTGGCGGTGCATGTCGTGGCGGCGGGTTTGCTGGGTGACAAGCTGGCCACCAGCACGGCGGCGCCGCTGGCCTTTGCCGCCGAGTCCTTCCTTGGCACGCCGGGGCGGTTGCTGCTGCTGGTGGGCGCAAGCATCTCCATGTTCGGGTACGTGAGTGGCATGACGCTGGCTGTGCCGCGTGCGCTGTTCCGCTTTGCCGAGGACGGTTTGCTGCCGCGTGTGGTCGGATCGGTGCACGCGACGTATCGCACGCCGCACGTCGCCATCATCATCCAGACGACGCTGGTGTGCGCGCTGGCCGTGTTCAATTCGTTCGAGCAACTCGCGGTAATTTCCAATCTCGCGGCGCTGCTGCTGTATGCGGGTTGCGCGGCGGCCACGTTCATGCTGCGTCAGCGCGGCATTCGTCAGGAAGGCGCGGTGCCCTTTGCCGTGCCGGGTGGTCCGCTGGTGCCCATCATCACCATTGGTCTCATTGCCTGGCTGCTGACAAGCATCACGCAGGCCGAGTGGACGGTGCTGCTGATCACGTTGGGTGTGGCGACGGGGTTCTATGTGGTGGCGGCGCGGACTGGGAAGCCGACAACCTGA
- a CDS encoding FecR family protein, whose product MHTPQSEPEFLPHDADTALLDRILAGSATPDDQARLDTWLAADRRHAALLKALREAHATAGATTPGATTAFATTASATDAAWQALQARMGSAADSNTSVRPLHTAPSVRRATHTRGLPTWLRVAAVLLVGVTGGVLWQNATASQEYAAPLGQRLSMTLPDGSRMTLAGGSTARVPRSFGAGAREITLQGEGHFDVVHDTTQPFRVRAGNAMAEDVGTRFVVRAWPEVGGVEVAVEEGIVALGQGQTAPTLLHAGDRGRVTSSGRVEVSQDGAERAAWIRGEFVFDGTALSEALPALARWYGVTLTATPDMLERRVTGQFAALPLDPMLESLALALDAQLVRNGSTITFSSR is encoded by the coding sequence ATGCACACTCCGCAGTCTGAACCTGAGTTTTTGCCGCACGATGCTGACACGGCGCTGCTGGACCGGATTCTTGCCGGATCCGCCACGCCGGACGATCAGGCGCGTCTCGATACGTGGCTGGCGGCGGACCGGCGTCACGCCGCGTTGCTCAAGGCGCTGCGTGAGGCGCATGCCACCGCTGGCGCCACGACACCTGGCGCCACGACGGCTTTCGCCACGACGGCCTCTGCGACGGACGCTGCGTGGCAGGCCCTTCAAGCGCGCATGGGCAGCGCAGCGGACAGCAACACGAGTGTCCGCCCACTTCACACCGCACCCAGTGTGCGCCGTGCCACTCACACACGTGGCCTGCCCACTTGGCTGCGCGTGGCGGCGGTGTTGCTGGTGGGCGTGACGGGCGGCGTACTGTGGCAGAATGCCACCGCCAGCCAGGAGTATGCGGCGCCACTCGGCCAGCGTCTCAGCATGACACTCCCCGACGGCAGTCGCATGACCTTGGCCGGTGGCAGCACCGCCCGCGTTCCGCGGTCGTTCGGGGCAGGCGCTCGCGAGATCACGCTGCAGGGTGAAGGACACTTCGATGTCGTGCACGACACGACGCAGCCGTTCCGCGTGCGCGCCGGCAACGCCATGGCCGAAGATGTGGGAACACGCTTTGTCGTGCGTGCCTGGCCGGAAGTGGGCGGTGTGGAAGTGGCGGTGGAAGAGGGCATCGTCGCCCTCGGACAGGGGCAGACGGCGCCCACCCTGCTGCACGCCGGCGACCGCGGGCGCGTGACGTCTTCGGGTCGTGTTGAGGTAAGCCAGGACGGCGCGGAGCGCGCCGCCTGGATTCGCGGCGAGTTTGTGTTCGACGGTACGGCGCTGTCTGAAGCCCTCCCGGCGCTCGCCAGATGGTATGGCGTCACCTTGACCGCCACACCCGACATGCTGGAGCGCCGTGTCACCGGGCAGTTTGCTGCCCTTCCCTTGGATCCGATGCTCGAGTCGCTCGCTCTGGCACTCGATGCGCAGCTCGTGCGCAACGGATCCACCATCACGTTCTCATCACGCTGA